DNA sequence from the Juglans microcarpa x Juglans regia isolate MS1-56 chromosome 5S, Jm3101_v1.0, whole genome shotgun sequence genome:
ATTCCGAGAATAATATTACATTAATTTTGCTGCGAAAATGGAGAGCGGTAGGAGTTAACGACAACCTAAGAGTCAACAAACCTTTTTCCGACCAATCTGAACATCCTAGCAATGAGTGTCACCTCATCTTCTGAGAATTCCAGCTTGGAATCCTGATTACTCTTTACCCCTGAAGAAAACCAACATAACTATGTTGTTGCCTTTTCACCATCTAAAATCAAGCTAGTTGATCTTGACTGAAataacacaaaaaaagaaagatatcgATCAGATTTCAAATGGGTATATTACCTTTAGTATCCTGATCATTACTGTCATGGTCATCAGTGGCATGATCTGGCAGCTCTCCCATGATTCTCCACCAGAAGTCTGCACAAAATCAAGAAGGGTCGGGTTCTGCAGAATGATTATTCAATATGGAGGAACATAAGCAATTTATAAACAGATCACCATTAAGGTTGAGAAATACAGGAAGACTGGTAGTTCTCAAACTTTGATAGGTCGTTGAGGTTATCATGTTAATATGATCAAGTTGTCCTTCCTTTTTGGGGTTAAAATGAGGAGCCACAAATCATTCCAGCTAGTGCGTATCTGCAGCACGCAACTACGCAAGATGACAAAGCAAGCTTGTGGGTACGTTGCTGCCCTGGCAGTACTTGTTTCCTTTATCCTGATCTATTGGATATATATCTTAGCTAGCTTTCTCTCGCATTAGTTAGTTCATTCCCATCCTTACCCGGCCGACAACTATATATACGCACAGTCCGGTGACACGCCGGCAAGTGGCAACAATCAAGCTTCTTCGATCTAGAAATTATGAACTGTATTTAGTCAAATGGTTCCAATCCCATAGGGCAGCCCAAATTTGTCATCTTTGTGGGTTTGGATTGGCTTtgattaactatatatatatatatatatatatatcaattctGATTTTTTATCCAATTGAATAATCTATTAAATGTTTGTGtgaggtttataattttattaaaaatgttataccaacaatattaaatgttgTATAATTCATGATATGGCGGTATACa
Encoded proteins:
- the LOC121268224 gene encoding MYB-like transcription factor ETC1 isoform X2, producing the protein MGELPDHATDDHDSNDQDTKGVKSNQDSKLEFSEDEVTLIARMFRLVGKRWSLIAGRIPGRTAEEIEKYWNSRPTSSSSTSGERS
- the LOC121268224 gene encoding uncharacterized protein LOC121268224 isoform X1, translated to MITSTTYQSLRTTSLPVFLNLNDFWWRIMGELPDHATDDHDSNDQDTKGVKSNQDSKLEFSEDEVTLIARMFRLVGKRWSLIAGRIPGRTAEEIEKYWNSRPTSSSSTSGERS